The Panacibacter microcysteis genome includes a window with the following:
- the map gene encoding type I methionyl aminopeptidase, producing MSRRINGMIIIKTEAEIAMMKASAMLVSKTLAEVAKVLKPGMTTLDIDKLCGTFVRDHKAIPSFLNYRGYPYNVCASVNDVVVHGFPNNNALKEGDIVSVDMGVILNGWHGDHAYTFILGDVPEEVSKLVRVTKESLYKGIEKATAGNRIGDIAYAIQEHTERKNGYGVVRELVGHGLGRSLHEDPQVPNYGKRGTLSKLKENMVLAIEPMINLASKEVYTEDDGWTVRTRDGKPSVHFEHDVCVKKDKALILSDYAIIEAAEQKNLNLNTSYYTAKSLVV from the coding sequence ATGTCAAGGAGAATAAACGGTATGATTATTATAAAGACAGAAGCGGAGATAGCAATGATGAAGGCAAGCGCAATGCTTGTAAGCAAAACACTTGCTGAAGTTGCCAAAGTTTTGAAACCCGGTATGACCACATTGGATATTGATAAACTTTGCGGCACATTTGTAAGGGATCATAAGGCAATTCCATCATTTCTCAATTACCGCGGATACCCTTATAATGTTTGTGCATCTGTAAATGATGTGGTAGTGCATGGATTCCCCAATAATAATGCGCTGAAAGAAGGTGATATTGTTTCTGTAGACATGGGTGTAATACTCAATGGCTGGCATGGCGATCACGCATATACTTTTATTTTGGGAGATGTACCCGAAGAGGTTTCAAAACTGGTGCGGGTAACAAAGGAATCGCTGTACAAGGGCATTGAAAAAGCTACTGCGGGCAACAGGATTGGTGATATTGCATACGCTATACAGGAGCACACAGAGCGAAAGAACGGCTATGGTGTTGTGAGAGAACTTGTAGGGCATGGCCTGGGCAGAAGCCTTCATGAAGACCCGCAGGTACCCAACTATGGAAAACGTGGTACGCTTTCGAAACTAAAAGAAAACATGGTGTTGGCTATTGAGCCAATGATTAACCTTGCCAGTAAAGAAGTTTATACAGAAGATGATGGCTGGACAGTACGTACAAGAGATGGTAAACCATCAGTGCATTTTGAACATGATGTATGTGTAAAAAAAGATAAAGCCCTTATACTATCAGATTACGCAATAATAGAGGCGGCAGAACAAAAGAATCTCAATCTTAATACCAGTTATTATACCGCAAAAAGCCTCGTTGTATAA
- a CDS encoding NAD(P)/FAD-dependent oxidoreductase, with translation MQKVLVVIGGGAAGFFCAVNAARMNRNLKVVIVEKSSKVLSKVKVSGGGRCNVTHACFDIDTLVRKYPRGQQFLKKAFHWYNTNDTITWFNERGVQLKTEADGRMFPVTDNSQTVIDCLIREANKFNIEILFNTQVSSIEKNENGFTIHANNRSIDATFICIATGGYPKALQFQWLEHLGHTIEKPVPSLFTFNIPANEITALMGVSVAAATIKIQSSKLAETGPLLITHWGLSGPAVLKLSAWGARELEAKNYSFTIFVNWLPGYNENSLRDEWQQLRRQYASVKISNKNPFALPARLWQYFLDLCAVHADARWADLPATAQHKLIKTLTAQEFNVHGKTTFKEEFVTCGGIKLSEIDVSSMQSKKIPSLYFAGEVMDVDGITGGFNFQNAWTTGWIAAKHIASQ, from the coding sequence ATGCAAAAAGTATTGGTTGTGATAGGCGGCGGGGCTGCCGGCTTTTTTTGCGCGGTGAATGCAGCCCGGATGAATAGAAACCTGAAAGTGGTAATCGTAGAAAAAAGCAGTAAAGTTTTATCTAAAGTAAAAGTCAGCGGTGGCGGAAGATGCAATGTTACCCATGCCTGTTTTGATATAGATACACTCGTCAGAAAATATCCACGCGGACAACAGTTCTTAAAGAAAGCCTTCCATTGGTATAACACCAATGATACCATCACCTGGTTTAATGAACGAGGTGTGCAACTGAAAACCGAAGCCGATGGCAGAATGTTTCCTGTAACGGACAATTCGCAGACAGTTATTGATTGTCTTATTCGGGAAGCCAACAAATTTAATATAGAGATCCTGTTCAACACACAGGTTAGCAGCATAGAAAAGAATGAGAATGGATTTACTATTCATGCAAATAACCGTTCAATAGATGCAACCTTTATATGTATAGCTACGGGCGGCTATCCTAAAGCGCTACAATTTCAGTGGCTCGAACATCTTGGTCATACGATTGAAAAACCTGTACCATCGCTGTTTACGTTTAATATTCCTGCAAACGAAATCACTGCTCTTATGGGCGTAAGCGTAGCGGCTGCAACCATCAAAATACAATCTTCCAAACTGGCCGAAACAGGTCCGTTGCTTATTACACACTGGGGGTTGAGCGGTCCTGCAGTATTAAAGCTTTCGGCATGGGGCGCAAGAGAACTTGAAGCAAAAAATTATTCATTCACAATATTCGTAAACTGGCTGCCAGGTTACAATGAGAACAGTCTTAGAGACGAATGGCAGCAGTTGCGCCGGCAATATGCATCTGTAAAAATCAGTAACAAAAACCCATTTGCCCTGCCCGCAAGATTATGGCAATATTTTCTTGATTTATGCGCAGTACATGCAGATGCGCGGTGGGCCGATCTTCCTGCAACAGCTCAGCATAAATTAATTAAAACCCTCACAGCACAGGAATTTAATGTGCACGGCAAAACAACATTCAAAGAAGAGTTTGTAACCTGCGGCGGAATAAAGCTTTCTGAAATCGATGTTAGCAGCATGCAGAGTAAAAAGATTCCCAGCCTTTATTTCGCAGGCGAAGTAATGGATGTAGACGGAATTACCGGTGGTTTTAACTTTCAGAATGCCTGGACAACAGGATGGATTGCTGCAAAGCATATCGCATCGCAGTAG
- a CDS encoding putative quinol monooxygenase, which yields MVRIAKIKIDSLQVHQYYAALKEQMQAAIAKEPGVLTYYAVADKKDETSITILEVYADPTAYQTHIQTPHFKKYKETVKDMVKSLELTDVELIATAMKPAE from the coding sequence ATGGTTCGAATTGCAAAGATTAAAATTGATTCGCTTCAGGTGCATCAGTATTATGCTGCACTTAAAGAGCAGATGCAGGCTGCTATAGCAAAAGAACCTGGTGTACTTACGTATTATGCAGTAGCTGATAAAAAAGATGAGACCAGTATTACCATCCTGGAGGTTTACGCAGATCCCACAGCTTATCAAACACACATACAAACGCCGCATTTTAAGAAATATAAAGAGACGGTGAAAGATATGGTTAAATCATTAGAGCTTACAGATGTTGAGCTTATTGCCACTGCTATGAAGCCTGCCGAATGA
- a CDS encoding GNAT family N-acetyltransferase — translation MNSYFVQATVADIPHIWSILQGAIARRKADGSQQWQDGYPNPEVLQRDIKSGVGYILKIGDEIAGYTAILINDEPAYAGIEGAWLTNDDFVVFHRVAVAQEFLGQGIAKKLLTYIEAYARSKGIRSLKADTNFDNAAMLATFEKMGYQYCGEVWFRGNPRRAYEKVLATIP, via the coding sequence ATGAATAGCTATTTTGTGCAGGCAACAGTTGCAGACATACCACATATTTGGTCAATACTACAAGGTGCTATTGCCCGCAGAAAAGCAGATGGCAGCCAGCAATGGCAGGATGGGTACCCCAACCCTGAAGTACTGCAGCGGGATATAAAGAGCGGTGTTGGTTATATTTTGAAGATAGGTGATGAGATTGCCGGCTATACTGCCATACTAATAAACGATGAACCGGCATATGCCGGTATTGAAGGAGCATGGTTAACCAATGATGATTTTGTGGTGTTTCACCGTGTGGCGGTGGCGCAAGAATTTCTTGGCCAGGGCATTGCAAAAAAACTGCTTACATACATAGAAGCTTATGCACGCAGCAAAGGTATCCGCAGTTTAAAAGCAGACACAAATTTTGATAATGCCGCCATGCTGGCCACTTTCGAAAAAATGGGCTATCAATATTGCGGGGAAGTATGGTTTAGGGGAAACCCAAGGCGTGCTTATGAAAAAGTATTAGCAACCATTCCATAA
- a CDS encoding glycoside hydrolase family 3 protein yields MKKSFFCTLGTGTLLLLISSFSSIAQSSTGSTFKTVSNSNGPTLGYSPESGITILTVEGRHFKDLNKNGKLDVYEDWRLPVDTRAKDLAARMSVEQIAGLMLYSAHQSIPAAPKGFGAGTYNGKPIDSSGMQAYAISDQQKKFLQEDNLRHILVTRVQSPGVAAQWNNNVQAFVEGLGLGIPANNSSDPRNGVVANAEYNLGAGGTISMWPESIGLAATFDPAIVLKFGQVAGQEYRALGIATALSPQVDLATEPRWNRFSGTFGENPKLAADMAKAYVDGFQTSSGAAEIKDGWGFHSVNAMVKHWPGGGPEEGGRDGHFAYGKFAVYPGKNFNTQLAPFIDGAFKLDGKTRKAAAVMPYYTISYNQDTKYGENVGNGYSKFIVTDLLRNKYGYDGVVCTDWLVTGDEGKTPDVFWGKSWGAEKLTIAERHYKVLMAGLDQFGGNNDARPVMEAYNMGVKEHGEAWMRKRFEQSAVRLLRNILQVGLFENPYLDVAASVKTTGNAAFMQAGYDAQLKSIVLLKNKNNVLPLAKTKTIYIPKRTVPAARDWFGNMTPEREEYPVNIDIVKKYFNVTDDPAKADIALVLVKGPNGGVGYEKADRDNGGNGYVPISLQYGPYTAAEARSQSIAAGDPVIDPTITNRTYKGKTTTASNTKDLQLILDTKTAMNGRPVIVSMALSNPAVVAEFESKIEGLLVTFGVQDQALMDILSGATEPSGLLPLQMPANMLTVETQQEDVPQDMQPHKDSEGNVYDFAFGLNWKGVIKDVRTGKYGKK; encoded by the coding sequence ATGAAAAAATCATTCTTCTGTACGCTCGGTACGGGCACATTGTTGTTGCTTATAAGCAGTTTCAGCAGCATTGCCCAAAGCAGTACCGGCAGTACTTTCAAAACAGTATCGAATAGTAATGGACCAACACTCGGTTATTCACCGGAATCGGGTATTACGATACTTACGGTTGAGGGCAGACATTTTAAAGACCTGAATAAAAATGGCAAACTCGATGTGTACGAAGACTGGCGTTTACCTGTTGATACAAGAGCAAAGGATCTTGCTGCCAGGATGAGTGTGGAGCAGATTGCTGGTTTAATGTTGTACAGTGCACATCAATCCATACCGGCAGCACCGAAAGGTTTTGGTGCAGGAACTTATAACGGCAAACCAATTGATTCCAGTGGTATGCAGGCTTATGCAATCAGCGATCAACAGAAGAAATTTTTACAGGAAGATAACCTGCGCCATATACTCGTAACACGTGTGCAGAGCCCCGGTGTTGCCGCACAATGGAACAACAATGTGCAGGCTTTTGTTGAGGGTCTTGGCCTGGGCATACCTGCCAACAACAGTTCTGACCCCCGCAATGGCGTGGTGGCGAATGCAGAATATAATCTTGGTGCAGGTGGCACTATTTCTATGTGGCCCGAATCTATTGGTCTTGCCGCAACTTTCGACCCGGCAATCGTTTTGAAATTTGGGCAGGTTGCGGGGCAGGAATATCGTGCGCTTGGTATTGCCACTGCATTATCGCCGCAGGTAGATCTTGCCACAGAACCACGCTGGAACCGCTTTAGCGGCACATTTGGCGAAAACCCAAAGCTTGCTGCTGACATGGCAAAAGCATACGTAGACGGCTTTCAGACATCTTCCGGTGCTGCAGAAATTAAAGATGGCTGGGGCTTTCACAGCGTGAATGCAATGGTGAAACACTGGCCCGGCGGTGGCCCTGAAGAAGGCGGACGTGACGGCCATTTTGCTTATGGCAAATTTGCGGTATACCCGGGCAAAAACTTTAATACCCAGCTTGCACCTTTTATTGATGGGGCTTTTAAACTGGATGGTAAAACACGGAAAGCCGCAGCCGTTATGCCATACTATACCATTTCTTATAACCAGGATACAAAATATGGAGAGAACGTTGGCAATGGCTACAGCAAATTTATTGTTACTGACCTGTTGAGAAATAAATATGGTTATGATGGGGTGGTTTGTACAGACTGGCTGGTTACAGGTGATGAAGGTAAAACACCGGATGTCTTCTGGGGTAAATCATGGGGCGCAGAAAAACTGACCATTGCAGAAAGACATTACAAAGTACTCATGGCCGGGCTCGACCAGTTTGGTGGTAACAACGATGCCAGGCCGGTAATGGAGGCATACAACATGGGTGTAAAAGAACATGGTGAAGCATGGATGCGCAAACGTTTTGAACAATCTGCCGTAAGGTTGCTCCGCAATATACTCCAGGTGGGGTTATTTGAAAATCCCTACCTGGATGTTGCAGCCTCTGTAAAAACAACAGGTAATGCAGCGTTTATGCAGGCTGGCTATGATGCGCAGCTGAAATCGATCGTATTGCTGAAAAACAAAAACAATGTACTGCCGCTTGCAAAAACAAAGACCATATATATACCAAAACGAACCGTACCTGCAGCGAGAGATTGGTTTGGTAATATGACGCCTGAGCGGGAAGAATACCCTGTAAACATAGATATTGTAAAAAAATATTTCAATGTAACAGACGATCCGGCGAAAGCTGATATTGCCCTGGTATTGGTAAAAGGCCCCAATGGTGGTGTTGGCTATGAAAAAGCTGACCGCGATAATGGCGGCAATGGCTATGTACCCATAAGCCTTCAATATGGCCCCTATACGGCTGCTGAGGCCAGGAGCCAGAGTATTGCAGCCGGCGATCCTGTTATTGACCCAACCATAACCAACCGCACTTATAAAGGCAAAACAACCACCGCATCGAATACCAAAGACCTGCAGCTTATACTCGATACAAAAACCGCTATGAATGGCAGGCCGGTAATTGTAAGCATGGCACTGTCCAACCCTGCCGTGGTGGCCGAGTTTGAATCGAAAATAGAAGGCCTGCTGGTAACTTTTGGTGTGCAGGACCAGGCTTTGATGGATATACTATCCGGCGCAACTGAACCATCGGGTTTGTTGCCTTTACAAATGCCTGCAAATATGCTGACAGTAGAAACACAGCAGGAAGACGTACCACAGGATATGCAACCACACAAGGATAGCGAAGGTAACGTTTACGACTTTGCTTTTGGCTTAAACTGGAAGGGAGTAATTAAAGATGTAAGGACAGGTAAATACGGTAAAAAATAG
- a CDS encoding response regulator transcription factor, with amino-acid sequence MDEKQPLTTREREILQLISNGHTDKSIATELSLSDKTVNTYRKQMLKKLHVKNTAMLVRYALENNLVV; translated from the coding sequence ATGGATGAAAAGCAACCGCTTACAACCCGTGAAAGAGAAATTTTACAACTGATCTCTAACGGGCATACTGATAAAAGTATAGCTACCGAACTTTCTTTGAGCGATAAAACAGTAAATACTTACCGAAAGCAAATGCTTAAGAAACTGCATGTAAAGAATACTGCTATGCTGGTGAGGTATGCGCTGGAAAACAACCTGGTTGTATAA
- a CDS encoding TIM barrel protein: MKKTIVSLLWLAGICSACNNGEQKENTADSAATAVTADPAKDWKFGIALWTFHDVNFPAALDRVDSVGLKYIEPNTFHAAGAALKDSMIMQLSPDGIDKLKALIAQKGLTVESMYIVGDSTIQSWVKQFDIAKQFGVKFVTTEPPVKMWNSIDSLAGVYGVKVAIHEHWKGVSDYWNPDTTLMAIKDHPNFYVCADLGHWPKSGIDPLDAIKKLSGHIIGVHFKDIAAYDNPALKDVVAGTGVVKFPEIFAELKKQNFSGNIYIERDSVEPHGNVASVMQEIKYYNEQVGKLK; the protein is encoded by the coding sequence ATGAAAAAAACAATTGTCTCACTCTTATGGCTTGCCGGAATATGCAGTGCCTGCAACAACGGCGAACAAAAAGAAAATACAGCAGATTCAGCAGCAACGGCGGTAACTGCAGACCCTGCCAAAGACTGGAAATTTGGTATTGCATTATGGACGTTTCATGATGTAAACTTTCCGGCGGCTTTGGACAGGGTAGACAGCGTGGGTTTAAAATACATTGAGCCTAATACTTTTCACGCAGCGGGTGCAGCGTTGAAAGATTCGATGATCATGCAATTGTCGCCTGACGGCATTGACAAACTAAAAGCGTTGATTGCGCAAAAAGGACTAACAGTAGAATCGATGTACATTGTAGGAGATTCTACCATACAATCCTGGGTGAAGCAGTTCGACATAGCCAAACAGTTTGGTGTAAAATTCGTGACAACAGAACCACCTGTAAAGATGTGGAACAGCATTGATAGTCTTGCCGGTGTTTATGGTGTAAAGGTTGCTATACATGAACATTGGAAAGGGGTAAGCGATTACTGGAATCCTGACACAACGCTGATGGCAATAAAAGACCATCCAAACTTTTATGTATGCGCAGACCTTGGCCACTGGCCAAAAAGCGGCATTGATCCACTGGATGCAATAAAAAAATTAAGTGGCCATATAATAGGTGTACATTTTAAAGATATTGCTGCATATGATAACCCTGCATTGAAAGATGTAGTTGCTGGTACAGGTGTGGTAAAGTTTCCTGAAATATTTGCAGAGTTGAAAAAACAAAATTTTAGTGGTAACATTTACATAGAGCGGGATTCTGTAGAACCACATGGCAACGTTGCATCTGTAATGCAGGAAATAAAGTATTACAATGAGCAGGTGGGTAAGCTGAAATAG
- a CDS encoding alpha/beta hydrolase, translated as MKRLLIYFLIAFSSALHAQTIIPLYNGAAPGSENWNWQEQQIKTDVGTIVMDVTKPSLTVFKPEKPNGTAVIIAPGGAFHALAYDHEGVEVAKRLNAKGVTAFVLKYRVVHTDPAHPENSIGNLMATKNFKKLDSLNALVIPLALQDGITAVSYVRTHAKEYSIDTAKIGFMGFSAGATLTMSVVYSAAAEARPNFIAPIYAYENAIAGTAVPAVTTPIFIACASDDDLGFALHSVHIYEKWHNAGQPAELHMYEKGKHGFGTRMQNLPVDSWMDMLTDWMKMHGFIK; from the coding sequence ATGAAACGATTGCTGATATATTTTCTAATCGCTTTTTCATCTGCACTGCATGCGCAAACAATTATTCCGCTTTACAATGGTGCAGCACCCGGCTCAGAAAATTGGAACTGGCAGGAGCAGCAGATAAAAACAGACGTTGGCACAATTGTGATGGATGTAACAAAGCCTTCGCTTACCGTTTTTAAACCGGAAAAACCAAATGGTACAGCTGTTATTATTGCGCCGGGTGGCGCATTTCATGCATTGGCTTACGATCACGAAGGAGTGGAGGTTGCAAAGCGCCTCAATGCAAAAGGTGTTACGGCCTTTGTGCTAAAATACAGGGTGGTACATACAGACCCTGCACATCCTGAAAACAGCATTGGTAACCTGATGGCCACAAAAAATTTTAAGAAGCTCGATTCATTAAATGCCTTGGTTATACCACTGGCATTGCAGGATGGTATAACTGCTGTAAGCTACGTGCGCACACATGCCAAAGAGTACAGCATAGATACGGCAAAGATTGGTTTCATGGGTTTTTCTGCCGGAGCCACATTAACCATGTCTGTAGTTTACAGTGCTGCTGCTGAAGCCAGGCCAAATTTTATAGCACCCATTTACGCATATGAGAATGCTATTGCTGGCACAGCCGTACCCGCAGTTACAACGCCCATTTTTATTGCGTGCGCAAGTGATGACGATCTTGGCTTTGCCTTACACAGTGTACACATTTATGAGAAGTGGCACAATGCAGGCCAGCCGGCCGAATTGCACATGTACGAAAAAGGTAAACATGGTTTTGGAACACGCATGCAAAACCTCCCGGTAGATTCATGGATGGACATGCTTACAGACTGGATGAAGATGCATGGATTTATAAAATAG